The genomic region AGAACCCGGAAGGTTTGCAGTAAATATCAATCCTTTTACACTTTCAGCTTCCTGTAGACCAGCAGAGATCGCGGATTTTAATTTTTTAAAGGAAGACTCTCCATTTAATTTGTCTTCCAGACTATGCGAATCTTTGATTTCAAAAACCTTGTAAAAACCGTGATTTGCGTTTACCAACTCAAAATCTTCATTGAGAATGAGAATTGGTTCCCGAATGGTTTCAACTAATGTTTCAGAAATACTGTTTAAATCGGCGCTTATGTCTTTCTTATTTTCTGATCTTTCAGAATTAGGTGTCATCTTATCGTAATTGCAAGGTAAAAGGAATGAATTATTCGCTAAATGTAATCTATTTTATTATTGGATAGATACCAAGCAATTAGACAATTAATTTTTATACTAAGAAGTTAGTAATATTAATTATGGGCTCCCTCTATGCTCTCGCTGAACTCTTTTAAAAAGAAAACCCCGTAAAAAATTTACGAGGTTTTTATAGTACTCGAGGCGGAAGTGTTTCAAATCTGCGAGTAAGCCAGTTCTACTGAAGCTTCTAAAATTTCAGATTTGGAGTGCGCCTAAATTAAGCGCCTTCATATAACATTGATTTTTTTCAACTATAATTTTAACCAGTGAAAACTGTCTTCTACCGTTTGTAATTCTTCCGAATCAAAATTTAATTTAATGAATGCCGTTTTACGTGGATGTACCTCATCCTTTGTAAGATGAGTATGAAAAACGTATAGTAATTGCCCATTCTTTCCTTTAAATATATCTCCATGTCCACTTCCATTTTTCTTTGTAGTTTTTCTTGATATAATGGGACTTGCCTCTGCTTTCTTCCACGGACCCATTGGACTAGTACTTGTAGCATATCCCACTGCATAATCGGGATTTCTGAAATCATTGGCTGAATAGATCAGATAATACAGATTATCTCTTTTAATAACTGTAGGACCTTCAGCAACGGGCCATTTTACATTCTGAGTATCTTCCCATCCAGTTTCGGCATTAATACATTCTTTTAAAGTTTCCGGTTTAATCGATTTTAAATCGGAGGTCATTTCTGCCACAAAAATGCGGTTACCATCCTGGAGCCTTACATGATATAAATAAGCTTTCCCGTTATCGAAAAAAATGAATGGATCAATTTGTCTTACCGGTGCTTTTAATGCTTCTCCATCATTTGTAAATGGTCCTAACGGACTATCACTAGTCGCTATAGCGATATTTTCATTGGCCGTATAGGCCATATAATATTTATTTTTGTGTTTAAAAATTTGTGGCGCCCAGAAACCTTTGGTTCCAAAGGCAGCTCCCTTCTTTAACGCAAAACCGTCATTAACTCCCGATGGTCCTTCCCATTTTTTCAGGTCTTTGGAGGTATAAACCAAAAATCCTTCCCCGTCAATGCGTGGATCACCCTTGGTTCCGTATAAATAATAGGTTCCGTTTTCTTCAAATATTGTGGGATCTGCAAGGTAGATCTGATCTTTTTCAAGTTCCTGACCAAAAACTGTTAGCCCAAAGAAGAACAAAATCAGGTTTATTTTAAAATGATTCATCTTCGAGAAGTTTTAATTTTCTAGCTCTGCTATCGAGAATCTGTATTTTGATACAGTATGGTATTCATCTCCAGGGTTCAAAATGATAGAAGGAAAATTTTCCTGATTCGGCGCATCTGGAAAATGCTGTGTTTCAATGGCGAATGCCGTCCTGAATTCGTCTGCAGCTCCCGATTTGAATTCATTTTTTCCTTCCATAAAATTTCCACTATAAAACTGAATTCCCGGCTCCTCGGTGAATAAGTCCATCTTTATACCTGATTCATCACCTATTACAACAGCCGCATGCATTAAATCATCGGTAGTGTTTTCATCGAGTACAAAATTGTGGTCATAACCTTTTCCATATTCCAGTTGAGTGTTTTCAGTATTAATACGTTCTCCTATCTTATGAAATTCAGTAAAATCAAAAGGTGTTTCTTGCACGTTTCTCAATTCACCGGTAGGTATTAATCCCTTGTCTACAGGCGTGAATTTTTTGGCAAAAAATTTAACCTGATGATTCAGAATTGAACCACTACCTTCTCCATTAAGATTAAAAAATGCATGGTTGGTAAGGTTAACAGGAGTTTTTTTATCTGTAGTTGCACGGTATTCCATTTTAAGACTTTGATCTTTATCCACAGAATAAGTCACCGTTACTTCAAGATTTCCCGGGAAACCTTCTTCCATATCTTCTGAAATGTATTTCAAAACTAGTGTCTTCTTATCTGGCTTTTCAGCATCCCAAACAACATATTGAAAACCCTTCTTCCCACCATGCAGACTATTCTCACCATTGTTACGAGGTGCGGAATACTCGATTCCATCGATACTGAATTTACCCTTTGCTATTCTGTTACCCACTCTGCCTATGGTAGCACCAAAGT from Gramella sp. MT6 harbors:
- a CDS encoding aldose epimerase family protein, which produces MKKSNFDFLMVLGFILFFASCKDESNDSIDEETNKAKITFKKDSVLKNQDFDTIIDNKKVSLYWIESDSIKVAFTNYGGRIAGLWVPDKNGEMTDVVVGMSSIDGFINSTEPYFGATIGRVGNRIAKGKFSIDGIEYSAPRNNGENSLHGGKKGFQYVVWDAEKPDKKTLVLKYISEDMEEGFPGNLEVTVTYSVDKDQSLKMEYRATTDKKTPVNLTNHAFFNLNGEGSGSILNHQVKFFAKKFTPVDKGLIPTGELRNVQETPFDFTEFHKIGERINTENTQLEYGKGYDHNFVLDENTTDDLMHAAVVIGDESGIKMDLFTEEPGIQFYSGNFMEGKNEFKSGAADEFRTAFAIETQHFPDAPNQENFPSIILNPGDEYHTVSKYRFSIAELEN
- a CDS encoding glycoside hydrolase family 43 protein; amino-acid sequence: MNHFKINLILFFFGLTVFGQELEKDQIYLADPTIFEENGTYYLYGTKGDPRIDGEGFLVYTSKDLKKWEGPSGVNDGFALKKGAAFGTKGFWAPQIFKHKNKYYMAYTANENIAIATSDSPLGPFTNDGEALKAPVRQIDPFIFFDNGKAYLYHVRLQDGNRIFVAEMTSDLKSIKPETLKECINAETGWEDTQNVKWPVAEGPTVIKRDNLYYLIYSANDFRNPDYAVGYATSTSPMGPWKKAEASPIISRKTTKKNGSGHGDIFKGKNGQLLYVFHTHLTKDEVHPRKTAFIKLNFDSEELQTVEDSFHWLKL